In Lates calcarifer isolate ASB-BC8 linkage group LG21, TLL_Latcal_v3, whole genome shotgun sequence, a single window of DNA contains:
- the bmp16 gene encoding LOW QUALITY PROTEIN: bone morphogenetic protein 16 (The sequence of the model RefSeq protein was modified relative to this genomic sequence to represent the inferred CDS: deleted 1 base in 1 codon): protein MFPANLLLLMVLLLPQASSGRQGGDTSEIDHGRVSPTPSSLTLPPASSVLEPSLAQTIQSLLLNRLGLQSQPDPRPGVPVPRYLLDLYRFHQQQYHLVEDPSFSFPSKHIQQANTVRSFHHNEPLGDSPIADHHKRVHIFFNISSIPEDERVLSAELRLLHSDRASLGPGPHRLNLYLSEHHEDPEPNLLETRLLTTDLQSHKDSGFWEVFSLSAELFHKALAGSGSLGFLLEVTPENSTTSPPDQSFSSAANEEEAEKHKEGHLRVCRSVGQDEHSWAQERPLLVTYSHDGRGEPLVKHGRRTSGGSQRMRGRKVTKERARSSSKGRNRDQDWVKAKKTVYTVPGWGGDKGGVGWSERGRVKRNGGRARKLKRLSRNRCRRHPLYVDFNDVGWHKWIIAPSGYDAFFCLGECRFPLADHMNSSSHAMVQTLVNSVNGAVPRACCVPTSLSPIALLYLDPHDRVVLKNYQDMVVEGCGCR from the exons ATGTTCCCTGCTAACCTCCTGCTCCTCATGGTCCTGCTGCTACCTCAAGCCTCGTCTGGTCGCCAGGGTGGAGACACCAGCGAGATCGACCATGGCAGGGTGTCCCCCACGCCTTCCTCCTTGACGCTCCCACCAGCCAGCTCCGTCCTGGAGCCCAGTCTGGCTCAGACCATCCAGAGTCTCCTCCTGAACCGGCTGGGCCTGCAGTCGCAGCCCGACCCTCGGCCTGGAGTGCCGGTGCCCCGGTACCTCCTGGATCTTTATCGCTTCCACCAGCAGCAGTACCACCTAGTGGAGGACCCTTCGTTTAGCTTCCCCAGCAAGCACATCCAGCAGGCCAACACTGTACGGAGCTTTCACCACAATG AGCCCCTTGGAGACAGTCCCATAGCAGACCATCATAAGAGGGTTCACATCTTCTTCAACATCTCCTCGATCCCTGAGGATGAGAGGGTGCTCTCTGCTGAGCTCCGGCTCCTCCACAGTGACAGAGCATCCCTGGGCCCCGGGCCCCACAGACTAAACCTATACCTCTCTGAGCACCACGAGGATCCGGAGCCCAACCTGCTGGAGACAAGGTTACTCACCACTGACCTCCAAAGTCATAAAGACAGTGGTTTCTGGGAGGTTTTTAGCCTCAGTGCAGAGCTCTTCCATAAGGCCCTTGCTGGGAGTGGCAGCCTGGGCTTCCTCCTGGAGGTCACACCTGAGAACAGCACCACCTCGCCCCCTGACCAaagcttctcctctgctgccaatgaggaggaggcagagaaacacaaagagggacACCTGAGGGTATGCAGGTCTGTGGGTCAGGATGAGCACAGCTGGGCCCAGGAGAGACCCCTCTTGGTGACTTACAGTCATGACGGGCGCGGAGAGCCATTAGTCAAACATGGCAGGAGGACCTCAGGTGGCAGCcagaggatgagagggagaaaagtgaCAAAAGAAAGGGCAAGGAGCAGCAGCAAGGGCCGCAATAGGGACCAAGACTGGGTGAAGGCCAAAAAAACAGTTTATACAGTTCCAGGTTGGGGGGGTGATAAAGGTGGGGTAGGCTGGAGCGAACGTGGAAGGGTGAAAAGAAATGGTGGCCGTGCT CGAAAACTGAAGCGCCTCTCTCGCAACAGATGCCGCCGCCATCCTCTGTACGTAGATTTCAACGACGTGGGCTGGCACAAGTGGATCATTGCACCCAGCGGCTACGATGCCTTCTTCTGCCTGGGGGAGTGCCGCTTCCCTCTGGCTGACCACATGAACTCCTCTAGCCACGCCATGGTGCAGACTCTGGTAAACTCTGTGAATGGAGCGGTGCCCCGGGCCTGCTGCGTCCCCACCTCCCTCAGCCCCATTGCCCTGCTCTACCTGGACCCTCACGACCGAGTGGTGCTGAAGAATTACCAGGATATGGTGGTGGAGGGCTGCGGCTGCCGGTAG